DNA from Equus asinus isolate D_3611 breed Donkey chromosome 22, EquAss-T2T_v2, whole genome shotgun sequence:
CCCCACCCTTTCCTCCAATGGGGCTACCCCCCATGAGTCAGAGACCACCAGCTATCCCCCCCATGCCACCTGGCATCATGCCCCCAATGCTTCCACCAATGGGGGCGCCACCACCACTCACACAGGTAATCTTTTCCCCTGCACCAGGGCCTCAGAAAACCCTGTGAGTTTAGCTGTGGGTGGAGATGAGAGTCGGCATCAGGATTTCAGAAAACTGGGGAGGGAATGGAGGGAGCTTCTGGCCAGGCCCCTGTGGATGTGTCTGCTAAATGACTAGAGAAACTCTAGGCGAGGCTGAGAGCCCCAAACCTGGAGATTTCCTGAGGAGCCCCCTGAGGATCATAGCCCCTGTCTCTCTCAGGACCCTGCCCACCTTGTGCCTGCCCTCACCTTGGTAGCTGGTTTTCGTCTTCTTTGTATCCATAGATCCCAGGAATGGTACCTCCCATGATGCCAGGAATGCTGATGCCAGCGGTGCCCGTCACTGCAGCGGTAAGCTCGGGGGCCGCCAGGAACCCCTGTGGGTCTGACGTGGAGGACAGGGATGTGgcttccattctttctctcttctctttggaTCACCTTGGTCCCTGGCAGCACTGCCCACACTTGAGTTCTCTTCACCCATGTACTCTGCTCTTCTGGTTTCCCACTCATCCCCAAAGGCATGCACATTCTCTCTTGTTACTCCCTCCCCCTGCTGTGCCCAGCTCCCTTAAGGAACACACTCATGTCGGACACTGCTTACCCTCGCATAGCTAGCACTGTGGACACTTGAATGCAGCCCCCTCTTCACATCTTCTTTGCCTCTGGAGGAAGCAACAGCATCTGTGGATCTCGCTGTACCTTCTTGTCCCGTTGCTCAGTGTAGTAAGAGTCTGGGTAGGAGGTAGAATTTGGTATCCACTGTGGAACAGATGGGCCTTGGAGGTCGACTCAACAAAATACTCTCActtgaggaaaatgaagaaaaaagctgCTGTGTGATTCGCCCTGGGATCCTAGAGCCACGGCCCCAGAGGGTGGGGGGAGCATGTTAGGGAGTGGAGATCCCTGGGAGCAGGACACATGGATCCTGGCCTGGCCTGCTTCTCTGTCCCCCATGGCCTGGGTCCTGGGGGCCACTGGGCTTGGCCCCAacccttccccctcctctttcttcgGCAGACGGCTCCAGGTGCGGACACCGCCAGCTGTGAGTCTTCTGGGGGCCTGCTCCCCCCAGGCTCGGAGGTTGGGGGGACAGGGGAGAGGGGACCGTGGACTAGAGCCCACCCTGGATCATGCCTGTTGGGATGCCAGGGAGCCTGGGATGTTGATGGGACCAGGGGATATTTACTGGGGATGGATAAGGGAGGAATAGTTGGGGATAAGATGGGAGTTGGAGCGAGAcattaatatatttcctttggCTTCTTTTCTAGCTGCTGTGGGTGGGACAGGTCCTCCGGTGAGTTCTTCCAGCTCAGGGGTCTCTGGGTAGAAAAGCTGGAAGCGGGGGGCTGTTGGTTAAATCTTTGGGGTGAGGAGGAGAAGCTTTGGGAAAGGGGCTTGACCACCATTCTGTGCCCCCCTCCCCCAGAGGGCCCTATGGAGTGAGCATGTGGCCCCTGATGGGCGCATCTACTACTACAATGCTGACGACAAGCAGTCCGTGTGGGAGAAGCCCAGCGTGCTCAAGTCCAAGGCAGAGGTCCTGAGTGGGGCCTTCTGGCCCTTCCTTTCAGCTGCCCTGACCCTTCCAAGTCCTTGGCCTTCCCTAAGTCTCTAATCATACACATGGTTCCTCTGATCCCAAGATGCCTGGCCACCCCCAACCTCCCTAGGCTCTCAGGAAATCCACCTTCCCCCATGTTGAGCCAGGCCAGGTGGTAGCTAAAAACTCCTGTGTCCCCTACTCACTGGGTTCCTTAGCTCCCCCGACTGTGGCTGGAGGGCATGCCTGGCCCACTGATGTCCTCTGACCCATCCTCTTGTAGCTGCTGCTGTCCCAGTGTCCCTGGAAAGAGTACAAGTCGGACACAGGCAAACCTTACTACTATAACAACCAGAGTAAGGAGTCCCGCTGGACCCGGCCCAAGGACCTGGATGACCTGGAGGGTGAGGAGGGAGTGGGCCCTGGGCAGGGCTCTGGGGGATGGCCCTTGACACCCTGTGACCGTGTTATCTTTTCCCATTGCAGCTCTAGTTAAACAGGAGGCTGCAGGGTGAGTGACTTGTCCCATCCATTCACCTGAGGGGTGGGAGTGGACTCTCCTCCTGATCCCTACTTCGTGGGAGAAAGAGCCAGCTCTCAGTCTCCTTGTGGAGTGGTCTCCTCTGGCCCCAGTCCTTCACAGGATAGACCAGCCAGCCCCTGACTACCTCTATCCCTGCTCTACTCCTGGACACTGCCCTTCCGGCTCATCTGCaggaaacagcagcagcagctgccacAGACACTACAGCCGCAGCCTCCTCAGCCACAACCTGACCCCCCACCTGCGCCTCCTGGCCCCACCTCAGTGCCCACAGGCCTCCTAGAACCTGAGCCAGGTGGGAGTGAAGATTGCGATGTGTCAGAGGCTGCCCAGCCCCTGGAGCAGGGGTTCCTTCAGCAGCCGGAGGAGGGCCCCAGCAGGTGAGGGCTGCCCCCTGCAGCATTCCAGTTGCGGCCTCAGGCTCCCAGCCTGGTTCAAACCTTGACCTCTGCCAGGCCTCTTGGGAAGGGCGTGAAGATCTGGGTGTGATCTCTGAAGGGCAGAAAAGGGCTGCTCTGGGGAGCAAGGAGGGGGTGGTGTGCTGCTGATCATGCAGGGCACTGAAAGCTATCGGGACTAGGGGATGCTGTGGCTGAGTCCCCTTTGCCCCCCAGTTCTGCTGGACAGCATCAGCCACcacagcaggaggaggaagaatcaAAGCCAGAACCAGAGAGGTCTGGCCTCAGTTGGAGCAATCGGGAGAAGGCAAAGCAGGCCTTCAAGGAGCTGCTAAGGGACAAGGTGCTGGCGGGGGGCTCCCAGGGTAGGcctggagggggctggaggtgggcaggCCCCGTGACCCCCGCCTGCTCCATTCTAGGCTGTCCCCTCCAACGCCTCGTGGGAACAGGCCATGAAGATGGTGGTCACCGACCCCCGTTACAGGTAGGCCTGGGCAGAGGGAGCCAGGCCCTCCAGGCCTTGTTTATGAGAACAGCTGGGCCAGGGACTCCCTGAGAAACCCTAGCTCAATACTCAGGCCCCAAGGGGACCAGAGTCAGGAGAGTGATAGAGGGATGAGGGTGCAAGGGGAAGAGAAGCTGGAGGGCctccaggaggaggggaaggtgtCTGACATgagacattcaataaatgcttgttcaaTTGAATTGATTCGAATTGAATTAATTGGGGAAAGAGGGGGCTGGATAGGGCAGAGCCCTGCTTGCGACTTGAGAACCCTAAAGCAAAAGGGCCCTGTATTAGCAGTGTCTTGGAGCCCTGTCCCTTCTCCTCACTGCCTCTCACCCTTCCCCATGTCCCAGAGACCTGTCTTGCCTCCCTGGGCCCTTGGAGCCCCGAGCTTGCTGTGCCCATGCATGGACCCCTCACTCAGTTCTGTATGCCGTGACCCTGCTTTGTGGGCTATGCAGGGTGGTTTAGGCTCATTCCTTTATCCCCACCCCACTCGCATCCTCTCCACCCCAGTGCCTTGCCCAAACTGAGTGAGAAAAAGCAGGCATTCAATGCCTACAAGGCGCAgcgggagaaggaggagaaagaagaggccCGGCTAAGGGCCAAGGAGGCCAAGCAGACCTTGCAGCATTTCCTGGAGCAGCACGAACGCATGACCTCCACCACCCGCTACCGGTCAGGGGGCCAGGcttgggtggggcctgggaaccCCGAGAGCACATGGTCCCAGGGTCTCTGTTCTCCGCCTGCCTACCCACAGTCCTTATGCTCCACAGGCGGGCAGAACAGACCTTTGGGGAACTGGAGGTCTGGGCTGTGGTCCCTGAGAGGGATCGAAAAGAGGTTTATGATGATGTCCTCTTCTTCCTGGCCAAGAAGGAGAAGGTAACAGTCATTGGGCTGGATCCGTCAGCCCCGTTTCATCTTAGAATCCCCATGTCTTTGCTTCCTGAAAGATCCTGGCCATTCACTTCTCCACTGCCCCAGGGTCCCAGCTCCTTATTTGGAAGCCGGTGTGGCACTTGTACATCCCGCCATTTCTGCTCTGGGTCTACAACCTTACGCATGAGAGAGCAGAGGGCATGACAGGAGTCTCTGAGGGGTTGGTCTGTAACCTCTGCTCTTTCCCCTTTCACGGGACATGAAACCCTTGAGTCTGGCCCTCCTACATTTCCCTAGCTGCCTGCCTTTCCCCAAATCCTCCTCTGCGCAGGCCCACATGAGTAGCCGTGGCCTGCCCTGCCTGACCCTGATCCTGTGGCTCCCCAGGAACAGGCCAAGCAGCTCCGGCGCCGCAACATCCAGGCCCTGAAGAGCATCCTGGATGGAATGAGTAGCGTCAACTTCCAAACCACATGGTCCCAGGCCCAGCAGTACCTCATGGATAACCCCAGCTTTGCTCAGGACCACCAGCTGCAGAGTAAGCCTGCTCTCTGGTCAGCCTCCAGAGCCTGCGGCACACAGCTCCCTTGCCCCTCCTGGACATCCAGGAGTCCCCAGCACTCACTCCCTGTACCTCTCTAGACACTGGAGATCCCAGAATGCTTCAGgacaccccctccctccctttgggATTCACTGTTGGCATGGGCATTGTGTGTCCTTGAAGGAAGAGCTCTGGCACTGGAATCAGAAGACCTAGAGATGATGATTTTTATAGTTCATGTGAATATGGTCTTCAATTGTCATAGCAATGTGGGCCTTAACTGGTCACACATGTTACAATAAGCTGTTGTTGGCCTGTAATCACTGATGATATCAGAAATTTACCTTCTGAGGTTGCATCAAAACCTGATTGATTGATTCCCAGTTCCATAAAATGTAAAACCTCAGATCCTGAGACAGCTGGTTTCATATGGTGACTTCGGTAACTGAATTCACAAGAGCtgaatatttgcttattttttctcataCAATTAAGGAACCTTCCTCAAGAATCACCATTCCAGTAGCCTCTCCCACAGAGCTCTCCGCCTGCCTTGGCCCACCACGCTGAGTGTCCCTGGTACCTACAGGGACAACATGCTCAAAGCACTGGGGGTGCTGGGGTCTGAGAGGGTATCCTGCTGGTGCAGTGCCCACTGAACTTCCTCCCTTTGCTTAGACATGGACAAGGAAGATGCGCTGATCTGCTTTGAGGAGCACATCCGAGCtttggagagggaggaggaggaggagcgagaGCGGGCCCGTCTTCGAGAGCGGCGCCAGCAACGCAAGAACCGGGAGGCCTTCCAGGTATCTTTGCTGCCCCCTGGATCAGAGTTCACTCGGCCCTGGATTTTTGCCCCTCCATCCGTACCCTGCCTCCTTGGCCAGGCCCACTGTTTTGTCTATCCCCAGCCCTGTCCCAGCTCTAggaggtctctctctgtctgtagTTCTGCTCCTGCTTTGTCCCCTCTACTCTGGGCAGAGCTCCTCTAGGGAGACTAGATGTTTGCACCACCCAGAAACTGCCAGCAGAGAGCACCTTAAAGGCACAGCTTGGCGGTTAGGCCAAGTTTATTTCCCTTCAGTGGGGAGCCAGACAGGCATAACTAGCTTATCCTTCAGCTTGGAGGTGGTACTGGTGGTGGTAGAGGTGGGGGTTACTTAGCTGTAACACATTAGGAGGTTGAAACCAAGTCATGGGAAGATTGTACTGCAGGCAcgtttctgtttctttgcctcCCAGCCTAGTTCCTTATGTTTTAGTCTGTCCCTCTCTGTATTTACATTCTCTCCTTTCACATTGCTCTCTGCCTCCCCATCTGTATCTCTTCATCTCTGCCTTCCTTGCCTGTATTTCCTCTGGAttgtccctgcctctccctgccatcctctctcttcctccccagtcTTTGACTCTGCCTCCCTCCTTGTCTCACTCTTCCTATAACTGGCTCTCTCCCTGCTCAGACCTTCCTGGACGAGCTGCACGAGACTGGGCAGCTGCACTCTATGTCCACCTGGATGGAGCTGTACCCAGCAGTCAGCACTGATGTCCGCTTTGCCAACATGCTGGGCCAGCCGGGTAAGGCAGCCAGGCTCCCCTTTCTCTGGCCTGGCTTCCTGCCCTGCCAGCCTCTCAGCTTCCCCACTCCCTGGTCCTGTCCTCGACCCCATCCCCAGGCCTTGGGAAGCTGCCGCCCGCCaggcccccctccctccctcccccgcaggCTCCACCCCTCTGGACTTGTTCAAGTTCTATGTGGAGGAGTTGAAGGCACGATTCCATGATGAGAAGAAGATCATTAAGGACATCCTTAAGGTGAGGGAGGCCTGGGGTTGTGGTTGGATGCAGGCTGGGGACAGGGCGCACCCCCGGACAGGACTCCCTGATAAGTCCTGTCTTGCAGGAGCATTGCAGCTCTGTTGAGCAGATATCTACTGTGATCCTTTACTGTGCACTGGAGACGCAGGATTGAATAAGATACAGTTTCTGCCCATAAAGAACTTATGGCCTACTAGGAAGATAAACATGACACCTGTTACATAGAGGGGCAAGTTATTACAGGGATAAGAATCAGAAGCATTGACATCTGAACTGTACCTTTATGAAGGAGTAGCTGGAGAGGGTGGAGGTCCCAGGCATAGGGTACTACAGGATGAAGGCAACAGGGTGGAAAGGATGTGGCAGGTTTGAGGAGCAAGAAAGCCCAGCTAGCCATAAACTGGCAGCCCACAGATGTGTTCCTTCTGGCCTGTACaatgtttttagaaaaatttagaatttattgctgacattttaaaatcaggagatTGCACCATAAAAATCTGGATCTTCggcttctcttgaaaatttgGATTACCTAGCAACACTGGGCTGGTTCTGCAAGGCATTCAGTGGACTCAAGCTGAGATGCCACTCCCTTTTAGAAAGGGCATGTCATCCTTATCCTTACCTTTCCTTGTCACCTCCCTGATGTGACAGCGAGTTCAGCTGCCACATACCATCACACATGTGCGCTGCTTTTCTTATGCTGGAGAAGTAGTTCTTAATATCCATGTTTATTGAAGGTGGAAAAGTGAGTGAGGGACTAAGAGAGCCTTgtgtttcagaagaaaaaaacaaagagcctATTTCTTTGTGGAAGTGAAGAACAGTCTAATGCATTTGAGGAGGCAGAATAGCACAGTGGTTAGGAGCAGGACTGTGGAGGCAGACTGCCTGGGGTACAAGCTTAACCACTTAAgagttgtgtggccttgggcagattacttaacctttcagagcctcagtttcctttctgaAAAATGAATTTTGCACCAAAGTACACCTCATTACAAGATGAATAACTTGGTACCTGGGTGAGAAGGGTCtgagaataaaactagaaatgtcCCTCTGCATACACATTTCTTTGAAGTCCTGTATTTTGCCTTACAAATTCATGCAGGTGTTGCATTTTAATATCATATTACTTCTCtgtttaatataaatttaatattttaaaattacttaccATTAGGTAAGATATATCATATTGTCCTGTGGcttcctctgtttctctggaacCGCCTGCCCCAGTTTGGAAGTAGAGCCCTATGTGTAAAATGCCTTGAAtgctaaaataagaaatttggatttttatcTTGTAAGTAATGGGGAGCTGGGGAGTGATATGATCAGACGATGACTTGGAAAAGCCACTGGTGCTAGTGGAGAGTAGCGCCTCTCAGCCTGAGAACTGGTATCCTTAGGGATAGATGGTGGTAGGAGGACAGATCTTGAAGCCTTGGGATACTGAAAGTGATAGTGGCAAGTAATTCACATTTTGAGCTTGAGTCATCGTCTTCTGACTCACCGCCAGACCTCTCCCCTGCTGTTGGGGCCATTCGATAGAAAAGTCTGAGCAGCACTGGACTCTTGAGGCTGGGTTAGAGGTGTGGGGGAGGGTGCACAGGGAGCCCAGTGAGGAGGCTGTAGTCTGGGTGGGCAGTGAACTTGGGTGGGGGCGGCGAGGATGGGGATGAGGGGAGAGCTGTAGTGCTCTGTGTGTCTGAGACCCCCTTGGTTTCCTCAGCGGTGCCTTGGGACAAACAAGGGGGTGTTGAGTAGGGGGGATTTTAGGCTCCTTCCTCTATTTTCAAGTACAGCACCT
Protein-coding regions in this window:
- the PRPF40B gene encoding pre-mRNA-processing factor 40 homolog B isoform X3 — protein: MMPPPGIPPPFPPMGLPPMSQRPPAIPPMPPGIMPPMLPPMGAPPPLTQIPGMVPPMMPGMLMPAVPVTAATAPGADTASSAVGGTGPPRALWSEHVAPDGRIYYYNADDKQSVWEKPSVLKSKAELLLSQCPWKEYKSDTGKPYYYNNQSKESRWTRPKDLDDLEALVKQEAAGKQQQQLPQTLQPQPPQPQPDPPPAPPGPTSVPTGLLEPEPGGSEDCDVSEAAQPLEQGFLQQPEEGPSSSAGQHQPPQQEEEESKPEPERSGLSWSNREKAKQAFKELLRDKAVPSNASWEQAMKMVVTDPRYSALPKLSEKKQAFNAYKAQREKEEKEEARLRAKEAKQTLQHFLEQHERMTSTTRYRRAEQTFGELEVWAVVPERDRKEVYDDVLFFLAKKEKEQAKQLRRRNIQALKSILDGMSSVNFQTTWSQAQQYLMDNPSFAQDHQLQNMDKEDALICFEEHIRALEREEEEERERARLRERRQQRKNREAFQTFLDELHETGQLHSMSTWMELYPAVSTDVRFANMLGQPGSTPLDLFKFYVEELKARFHDEKKIIKDILKDRGFCVEVNTAFEDFAHVISFDKRAAALDAGNIKLTFNSLLEKAEAREREREKEEARRMRRREAAFRSMLRQAVPALELGTAWEEVRERFVCDSAFEQITLESERIRLFREFLQVLETECQHLHTKGRKHGRKGKKHHRKRSHSPSGSESEEEELPPPSLRPSKRRRRNPSESGSEPSSSLDSGESGGAALGGRGSPSSRLLLGSDHGLRKAKKPKKKTKKRRHKSNSPESETDPEEKAGKESDEKEPEQDKDRELRRAELPNRSPGFGIKKEKTGWDTSESELSEGELERRRRTLLQQLDDHQ
- the PRPF40B gene encoding pre-mRNA-processing factor 40 homolog B isoform X2 gives rise to the protein MSVPDSGPRPPAAPAPFPPGPPMMPPPFMPPPGIPPPFPPMGLPPMSQRPPAIPPMPPGIMPPMLPPMGAPPPLTQIPGMVPPMMPGMLMPAVPVTAATAPGADTASSAVGGTGPPRALWSEHVAPDGRIYYYNADDKQSVWEKPSVLKSKAELLLSQCPWKEYKSDTGKPYYYNNQSKESRWTRPKDLDDLEALVKQEAAGKQQQQLPQTLQPQPPQPQPDPPPAPPGPTSVPTGLLEPEPGGSEDCDVSEAAQPLEQGFLQQPEEGPSSSAGQHQPPQQEEEESKPEPERSGLSWSNREKAKQAFKELLRDKAVPSNASWEQAMKMVVTDPRYSALPKLSEKKQAFNAYKAQREKEEKEEARLRAKEAKQTLQHFLEQHERMTSTTRYRRAEQTFGELEVWAVVPERDRKEVYDDVLFFLAKKEKEQAKQLRRRNIQALKSILDGMSSVNFQTTWSQAQQYLMDNPSFAQDHQLQNMDKEDALICFEEHIRALEREEEEERERARLRERRQQRKNREAFQTFLDELHETGQLHSMSTWMELYPAVSTDVRFANMLGQPGSTPLDLFKFYVEELKARFHDEKKIIKDILKDRGFCVEVNTAFEDFAHVISFDKRAAALDAGNIKLTFNSLLEKAEAREREREKEEARRMRRREAAFRSMLRQAVPALELGTAWEEVRERFVCDSAFEQITLESERIRLFREFLQTECQHLHTKGRKHGRKGKKHHRKRSHSPSGSESEEEELPPPSLRPSKRRRRNPSESGSEPSSSLDSGESGGAALGGRGSPSSRLLLGSDHGLRKAKKPKKKTKKRRHKSNSPESETDPEEKAGKESDEKEPEQDKDRELRRAELPNRSPGFGIKKEKTGWDTSESELSEGELERRRRTLLQQLDDHQ
- the PRPF40B gene encoding pre-mRNA-processing factor 40 homolog B isoform X5, producing the protein MSVPDSGPRPPAAPAPFPPGPPMMPPPFMPPPGIPPPFPPMGLPPMSQRPPAIPPMPPGIMPPMLPPMGAPPPLTQIPGMVPPMMPGMLMPAVPVTAATAPGADTASSAVGGTGPPRALWSEHVAPDGRIYYYNADDKQSVWEKPSVLKSKAELLLSQCPWKEYKSDTGKPYYYNNQSKESRWTRPKDLDDLEALVKQEAAGKQQQQLPQTLQPQPPQPQPDPPPAPPGPTSVPTGLLEPEPGGSEDCDVSEAAQPLEQGFLQQPEEGPSSSAGQHQPPQQEEEESKPEPERSGLSWSNREKAKQAFKELLRDKAVPSNASWEQAMKMVVTDPRYSALPKLSEKKQAFNAYKAQREKEEKEEARLRAKEAKQTLQHFLEQHERMTSTTRYRRAEQTFGELEVWAVVPERDRKEVYDDVLFFLAKKEKEQAKQLRRRNIQALKSILDGMSSVNFQTTWSQAQQYLMDNPSFAQDHQLQNMDKEDALICFEEHIRALEREEEEERERARLRERRQQRKNREAFQTFLDELHETGQLHSMSTWMELYPAVSTDVRFANMLGQPGSTPLDLFKFYVEELKARFHDEKKIIKDILKLLEKAEAREREREKEEARRMRRREAAFRSMLRQAVPALELGTAWEEVRERFVCDSAFEQITLESERIRLFREFLQVLETECQHLHTKGRKHGRKGKKHHRKRSHSPSGSESEEEELPPPSLRPSKRRRRNPSESGSEPSSSLDSGESGGAALGGRGSPSSRLLLGSDHGLRKAKKPKKKTKKRRHKSNSPESETDPEEKAGKESDEKEPEQDKDRELRRAELPNRSPGFGIKKEKTGWDTSESELSEGELERRRRTLLQQLDDHQ
- the PRPF40B gene encoding pre-mRNA-processing factor 40 homolog B isoform X4 → MPPPGIPPPFPPMGLPPMSQRPPAIPPMPPGIMPPMLPPMGAPPPLTQIPGMVPPMMPGMLMPAVPVTAATAPGADTASSAVGGTGPPRALWSEHVAPDGRIYYYNADDKQSVWEKPSVLKSKAELLLSQCPWKEYKSDTGKPYYYNNQSKESRWTRPKDLDDLEALVKQEAAGKQQQQLPQTLQPQPPQPQPDPPPAPPGPTSVPTGLLEPEPGGSEDCDVSEAAQPLEQGFLQQPEEGPSSSAGQHQPPQQEEEESKPEPERSGLSWSNREKAKQAFKELLRDKAVPSNASWEQAMKMVVTDPRYSALPKLSEKKQAFNAYKAQREKEEKEEARLRAKEAKQTLQHFLEQHERMTSTTRYRRAEQTFGELEVWAVVPERDRKEVYDDVLFFLAKKEKEQAKQLRRRNIQALKSILDGMSSVNFQTTWSQAQQYLMDNPSFAQDHQLQNMDKEDALICFEEHIRALEREEEEERERARLRERRQQRKNREAFQTFLDELHETGQLHSMSTWMELYPAVSTDVRFANMLGQPGSTPLDLFKFYVEELKARFHDEKKIIKDILKDRGFCVEVNTAFEDFAHVISFDKRAAALDAGNIKLTFNSLLEKAEAREREREKEEARRMRRREAAFRSMLRQAVPALELGTAWEEVRERFVCDSAFEQITLESERIRLFREFLQVLETECQHLHTKGRKHGRKGKKHHRKRSHSPSGSESEEEELPPPSLRPSKRRRRNPSESGSEPSSSLDSGESGGAALGGRGSPSSRLLLGSDHGLRKAKKPKKKTKKRRHKSNSPESETDPEEKAGKESDEKEPEQDKDRELRRAELPNRSPGFGIKKEKTGWDTSESELSEGELERRRRTLLQQLDDHQ
- the PRPF40B gene encoding pre-mRNA-processing factor 40 homolog B isoform X6, with protein sequence MVPPMMPGMLMPAVPVTAATAPGADTASSAVGGTGPPRALWSEHVAPDGRIYYYNADDKQSVWEKPSVLKSKAELLLSQCPWKEYKSDTGKPYYYNNQSKESRWTRPKDLDDLEALVKQEAAGKQQQQLPQTLQPQPPQPQPDPPPAPPGPTSVPTGLLEPEPGGSEDCDVSEAAQPLEQGFLQQPEEGPSSSAGQHQPPQQEEEESKPEPERSGLSWSNREKAKQAFKELLRDKAVPSNASWEQAMKMVVTDPRYSALPKLSEKKQAFNAYKAQREKEEKEEARLRAKEAKQTLQHFLEQHERMTSTTRYRRAEQTFGELEVWAVVPERDRKEVYDDVLFFLAKKEKEQAKQLRRRNIQALKSILDGMSSVNFQTTWSQAQQYLMDNPSFAQDHQLQNMDKEDALICFEEHIRALEREEEEERERARLRERRQQRKNREAFQTFLDELHETGQLHSMSTWMELYPAVSTDVRFANMLGQPGSTPLDLFKFYVEELKARFHDEKKIIKDILKDRGFCVEVNTAFEDFAHVISFDKRAAALDAGNIKLTFNSLLEKAEAREREREKEEARRMRRREAAFRSMLRQAVPALELGTAWEEVRERFVCDSAFEQITLESERIRLFREFLQVLETECQHLHTKGRKHGRKGKKHHRKRSHSPSGSESEEEELPPPSLRPSKRRRRNPSESGSEPSSSLDSGESGGAALGGRGSPSSRLLLGSDHGLRKAKKPKKKTKKRRHKSNSPESETDPEEKAGKESDEKEPEQDKDRELRRAELPNRSPGFGIKKEKTGWDTSESELSEGELERRRRTLLQQLDDHQ
- the PRPF40B gene encoding pre-mRNA-processing factor 40 homolog B isoform X1 produces the protein MSVPDSGPRPPAAPAPFPPGPPMMPPPFMPPPGIPPPFPPMGLPPMSQRPPAIPPMPPGIMPPMLPPMGAPPPLTQIPGMVPPMMPGMLMPAVPVTAATAPGADTASSAVGGTGPPRALWSEHVAPDGRIYYYNADDKQSVWEKPSVLKSKAELLLSQCPWKEYKSDTGKPYYYNNQSKESRWTRPKDLDDLEALVKQEAAGKQQQQLPQTLQPQPPQPQPDPPPAPPGPTSVPTGLLEPEPGGSEDCDVSEAAQPLEQGFLQQPEEGPSSSAGQHQPPQQEEEESKPEPERSGLSWSNREKAKQAFKELLRDKAVPSNASWEQAMKMVVTDPRYSALPKLSEKKQAFNAYKAQREKEEKEEARLRAKEAKQTLQHFLEQHERMTSTTRYRRAEQTFGELEVWAVVPERDRKEVYDDVLFFLAKKEKEQAKQLRRRNIQALKSILDGMSSVNFQTTWSQAQQYLMDNPSFAQDHQLQNMDKEDALICFEEHIRALEREEEEERERARLRERRQQRKNREAFQTFLDELHETGQLHSMSTWMELYPAVSTDVRFANMLGQPGSTPLDLFKFYVEELKARFHDEKKIIKDILKDRGFCVEVNTAFEDFAHVISFDKRAAALDAGNIKLTFNSLLEKAEAREREREKEEARRMRRREAAFRSMLRQAVPALELGTAWEEVRERFVCDSAFEQITLESERIRLFREFLQVLETECQHLHTKGRKHGRKGKKHHRKRSHSPSGSESEEEELPPPSLRPSKRRRRNPSESGSEPSSSLDSGESGGAALGGRGSPSSRLLLGSDHGLRKAKKPKKKTKKRRHKSNSPESETDPEEKAGKESDEKEPEQDKDRELRRAELPNRSPGFGIKKEKTGWDTSESELSEGELERRRRTLLQQLDDHQ